One Candidatus Ornithobacterium hominis genomic region harbors:
- a CDS encoding ABC transporter ATP-binding protein produces the protein MIKVENIHKEFKRHKVLKGVDFEVNPGKVYAILGPNGSGKTTMIKSILGMVRIDNGAIYIDGGTIKNSADYRKNIDYLPQIANFPSNLKVKELFKMIQNIRNVQADATELIDLFKLQPYLNKKLNNLSGGTKQKVNLVLTFMFDSPIIILDEPTSGLDPVAMVNLKKLILREKTKNKLILMTSHIIGFVEEMADDVIFLLEGVIYFKGEIPALLAKTQQHSLENAIAHLITQENNEI, from the coding sequence ATGATAAAAGTAGAAAATATACATAAGGAATTTAAAAGGCATAAAGTCCTGAAAGGCGTTGATTTCGAGGTAAATCCAGGGAAAGTTTACGCCATTTTAGGACCCAACGGCTCAGGAAAGACAACCATGATAAAGTCTATTTTGGGCATGGTACGCATAGATAACGGAGCGATTTATATTGATGGCGGAACCATCAAAAATTCGGCAGATTATAGAAAAAATATTGACTATTTACCACAAATTGCCAATTTCCCGTCTAATCTGAAGGTGAAAGAATTATTCAAAATGATTCAGAATATTCGTAATGTACAAGCCGATGCTACAGAATTGATTGATTTATTCAAACTCCAACCTTATTTGAATAAAAAATTAAACAATCTTTCGGGCGGGACAAAACAAAAAGTAAATTTGGTTTTAACTTTTATGTTTGATTCACCGATCATTATTTTAGATGAACCTACCAGCGGATTAGACCCTGTTGCAATGGTGAATTTGAAGAAATTAATCCTGAGAGAAAAGACTAAAAACAAATTAATTTTGATGACATCGCACATCATTGGTTTTGTAGAAGAAATGGCAGATGATGTGATATTCTTATTGGAAGGCGTGATTTATTTCAAAGGTGAAATTCCTGCTTTGTTGGCCAAAACACAGCAACATAGCTTAGAAAACGCCATTGCACATTTAATAACTCAAGAAAACAACGAAATTTAA
- a CDS encoding co-chaperone GroES, which yields MEPKVKNLIMVGDRVLVKPAESPEKTKSGLYLPPGVKENEKILKGYVIAVGPGYAIPSIEPEEDWKPESQKTRYIPLQAQENDTVLFLQNATHKIVYREEKYFIVPHNAILMIERDSEFFENEL from the coding sequence ATGGAGCCTAAAGTCAAAAACCTCATCATGGTAGGAGATCGCGTATTGGTAAAACCTGCTGAAAGCCCAGAGAAGACCAAATCAGGTTTATACCTTCCGCCTGGAGTCAAAGAAAACGAAAAAATATTAAAAGGCTACGTGATTGCCGTGGGACCTGGCTATGCAATTCCCTCTATAGAACCCGAGGAAGATTGGAAGCCTGAGAGTCAAAAGACACGATACATTCCGCTCCAAGCTCAAGAGAACGACACCGTTTTATTTTTGCAAAACGCAACCCATAAAATTGTTTACCGAGAAGAAAAATACTTTATCGTCCCACACAATGCCATCTTAATGATAGAACGAGATAGTGAGTTTTTTGAAAATGAACTTTAA
- the greA gene encoding transcription elongation factor GreA yields the protein MANIQYVTKEGLDKLRAELKHLESVERPRITEQIADARDKGDLSENAEYDAAKEAQGLLESRISKLQDQVANARIIDKSQLDSTKVSILSTVKIKNLANNQELTYQLVPETEADLKNNKIAVSTPISKGLLGKKVGDKAEIKLPNGNILNFEILDLKLEE from the coding sequence ATGGCAAATATACAATATGTTACGAAAGAAGGTTTAGATAAATTGCGTGCAGAGCTTAAGCACTTGGAAAGTGTAGAGCGTCCACGCATTACTGAACAAATTGCAGATGCTCGCGACAAAGGAGATTTGTCTGAAAATGCTGAATATGATGCTGCAAAAGAGGCACAAGGATTATTGGAATCGCGTATTTCTAAATTACAAGACCAAGTAGCCAATGCTCGCATTATTGATAAATCTCAACTAGACAGCACCAAAGTTTCTATTTTGTCTACTGTTAAAATTAAAAATTTAGCGAACAATCAAGAGTTGACCTACCAGCTGGTGCCTGAAACAGAAGCTGATTTAAAAAATAATAAAATCGCAGTCAGCACACCGATTTCTAAAGGCTTATTGGGTAAAAAGGTGGGTGATAAAGCTGAAATTAAACTTCCTAACGGAAATATTCTCAATTTTGAAATTCTTGATTTAAAATTGGAAGAATAA
- a CDS encoding ABC transporter permease gives MLKVLKYSFYDLMRSRWSYVYFVFYLALGFLLLFLNNDLSSGIITIMNVIIMLVPLISTIFGVMYYYDSREFIELLLAQPIKRSNIFLGQYFGLSLSLTISLVLGLGIPFLIYGLVDSSEIMNFILLLISGSFLTLIFTAFAYLIALYNENKIKGFGYAIILWLLMSVIYDGIFLLSLVVFKDYPLESITLSATMLNPIDLCRILVLLQLDITALLGYTGAVFKSFFGTSKGLILSLATLLIWVVIPVIWIKIKSAKKDF, from the coding sequence ATGCTGAAAGTATTGAAATACAGTTTTTACGACCTGATGCGTAGCCGTTGGAGCTATGTTTACTTTGTTTTTTATTTAGCTTTGGGTTTTTTATTATTGTTTTTGAACAATGATTTATCTAGTGGAATCATCACGATTATGAATGTTATCATCATGCTTGTTCCGTTGATTTCCACCATTTTTGGTGTGATGTATTATTATGATTCTCGGGAATTTATAGAATTACTATTAGCACAGCCCATCAAGCGTTCCAACATATTTCTAGGCCAATATTTCGGATTAAGCTTGTCACTTACCATCAGTTTAGTTTTAGGATTAGGTATTCCATTTTTAATTTACGGATTGGTAGACTCGTCTGAAATCATGAACTTCATTTTGCTATTGATCTCTGGGAGTTTCCTGACTTTGATTTTTACCGCATTTGCTTATTTAATAGCACTTTATAACGAAAATAAAATTAAAGGATTTGGCTATGCAATTATACTTTGGCTATTGATGTCTGTAATTTACGACGGAATCTTTTTACTCTCATTAGTCGTCTTCAAAGATTACCCACTAGAAAGCATAACTTTATCTGCAACCATGCTCAATCCCATAGATTTATGCAGGATTTTAGTCTTATTGCAATTAGATATCACAGCACTTTTGGGCTACACAGGAGCCGTGTTCAAAAGCTTTTTTGGCACATCAAAAGGCTTAATCCTATCGTTGGCTACGTTATTGATTTGGGTTGTAATTCCAGTGATTTGGATTAAAATTAAATCTGCTAAGAAAGATTTTTAA
- a CDS encoding hydroxymethylglutaryl-CoA reductase codes for MISGFSKLSKKDKINWLVDTFLQNNSDAKEVLKQYWNSDADLQRLHDEFSENTISNYYLPFGVAPNFIINGEEFAIPMVVEESSVVAAAAKAAKYWANRGGFKTEILGFTKLGHVHFTFKGDAQKLQDFFKDLEKKLREDTLTMTQNMEKRGGGIRNLNLVNKTDLIPHYFQIEAEFDTVDSMGANFINSCLEQFAKTLEHELNDSDFFAPEEKKSLQIIMCILSNYTPNCMVRAWVECPVTDLVDKNIPADIFAEKFIQAIKIAEIEPYRATTHNKGIMNGVDAVVIATGNDFRAVEACAHTFACRDGRYSSLTHAEVSMGVFKFWLDLPISLGTVGGLTSLHPLVKFALQLLKNPSAKDLMGIVAVAGLAQNFAALRSLVTTGIQKGHMKMHLYNILNQLGATEKERDYFAIYFRDKTVSHSAVVNEFHRLRGKEV; via the coding sequence ATGATTAGCGGATTTTCTAAGCTTTCTAAAAAAGATAAAATCAATTGGTTAGTAGATACTTTTTTACAAAACAACAGCGATGCCAAAGAAGTGCTAAAGCAGTACTGGAACAGCGATGCAGACTTGCAGCGGCTACACGATGAGTTTTCTGAAAACACGATTTCTAATTACTATTTACCCTTTGGCGTAGCCCCGAATTTCATCATCAATGGTGAAGAATTTGCTATCCCAATGGTGGTAGAAGAGAGTTCTGTAGTGGCTGCAGCGGCCAAAGCTGCAAAATACTGGGCTAATCGAGGGGGGTTCAAAACTGAGATTTTAGGTTTTACTAAATTGGGGCACGTTCACTTTACCTTTAAAGGTGATGCACAAAAACTACAAGATTTTTTTAAAGACTTAGAAAAAAAATTACGTGAAGACACGCTCACAATGACTCAAAATATGGAAAAACGTGGCGGCGGTATTCGAAATTTAAACCTAGTGAATAAAACAGATTTAATCCCTCATTATTTCCAAATCGAAGCAGAGTTTGATACTGTGGATTCAATGGGAGCGAACTTCATTAACTCTTGCCTTGAGCAATTTGCTAAAACACTAGAGCATGAGCTGAATGACAGTGATTTTTTTGCCCCAGAAGAGAAAAAATCCTTGCAAATCATCATGTGTATTCTCTCCAATTATACGCCCAACTGTATGGTGCGTGCTTGGGTGGAATGCCCCGTGACTGATTTGGTAGATAAAAATATTCCAGCAGATATTTTTGCAGAAAAATTTATTCAAGCCATTAAAATTGCAGAAATAGAGCCATACCGTGCCACAACGCATAATAAAGGAATCATGAATGGCGTGGATGCGGTAGTCATTGCAACGGGCAATGATTTCCGTGCAGTAGAGGCCTGCGCTCACACGTTTGCTTGTAGAGATGGGCGCTACAGTAGCTTGACTCATGCAGAAGTCAGCATGGGAGTTTTTAAATTTTGGCTAGACTTGCCCATCTCGCTCGGCACCGTGGGCGGATTGACAAGCCTTCATCCTTTGGTAAAGTTTGCTTTGCAGTTGTTGAAAAACCCAAGTGCGAAAGATTTAATGGGTATTGTCGCCGTCGCTGGTTTGGCTCAGAATTTTGCTGCACTACGTTCTTTGGTAACAACTGGAATTCAAAAGGGACACATGAAAATGCATTTGTATAATATTCTAAATCAGCTAGGTGCTACTGAAAAAGAAAGAGATTATTTTGCAATCTACTTTAGAGACAAAACAGTTTCTCATAGTGCCGTTGTCAATGAATTTCATCGCCTCCGTGGGAAAGAAGTTTGA
- a CDS encoding enoyl-ACP reductase FabI, protein MSGILSGKKGIIFGALDENSIAWKTAVKSHEEGAEFILTNAPVAMRYGEIQKLAEQTNSEVVPADATSLEDLDNLFNVAIEKFGKLDFILHSIGMSINVRKGQHYTDMNYDWTQKGWDISAVSFHKVMKTAWDKDCMNPWGSILALSYIAAQRVYPGYNDMADNKAYLESIARNFGYYWGKEKKVRVNTISQSPTPTTAGKGVKGFGGFLEIADDVSPLGNATAEDCASLCVMMFSDYTKKMTLQNIYNDGGYSNTGVSDELVNSYFAGKKSEEE, encoded by the coding sequence ATGAGTGGGATATTATCTGGTAAAAAAGGCATCATTTTCGGAGCATTAGATGAGAATTCAATTGCTTGGAAAACAGCTGTAAAAAGTCACGAAGAAGGCGCAGAATTTATCTTGACGAATGCACCAGTTGCGATGCGTTATGGTGAAATTCAAAAGTTAGCAGAACAGACCAATAGCGAAGTAGTACCTGCAGATGCAACCAGTCTAGAGGATTTAGATAATTTATTCAACGTAGCAATAGAAAAATTTGGAAAACTAGATTTTATTCTCCACTCTATCGGTATGAGTATCAACGTCAGAAAAGGGCAACACTATACCGACATGAACTACGATTGGACTCAGAAAGGTTGGGATATCTCTGCCGTTTCTTTTCACAAAGTTATGAAAACGGCTTGGGACAAAGATTGTATGAACCCATGGGGGAGTATTTTAGCTTTATCTTACATTGCAGCACAGCGTGTTTACCCAGGTTATAACGATATGGCTGATAATAAAGCTTACCTAGAGAGTATTGCCAGAAACTTTGGCTACTATTGGGGCAAAGAAAAGAAAGTACGTGTGAATACTATTTCTCAGTCTCCTACACCTACGACAGCTGGAAAGGGCGTAAAAGGTTTTGGTGGATTTTTAGAAATTGCAGACGATGTTTCACCATTGGGGAACGCAACGGCAGAAGATTGTGCTTCACTTTGCGTGATGATGTTTAGCGACTATACAAAGAAAATGACCCTGCAAAACATCTACAACGATGGCGGCTATAGCAATACAGGAGTCTCAGATGAGCTAGTTAATAGCTATTTCGCTGGTAAAAAGTCAGAAGAAGAGTAA
- a CDS encoding Ig-like domain-containing protein, with amino-acid sequence MRRFLRNFLSLIFLFLVVSCAQKGSISGGEKDIEPPVLISSSPDTLSTNVPVDLKEIVLKFNEFVLLKDFIKNIIISPPIEPTPTFYPQGTADKKVKITFNDSLKPNTTYNIHFGKSLVDNNEGNVKKYFNYVFSTGNFIDSLKIEGQVFDPAQKQIPENIIVGLYEWDEKYTDSLILSQKPYYVGKVDSLGNFTLNHLKESEYRLIAFTDKVNNTRVDLEEETMAFYPRKINPKNTNQEITLELFPPRTYFRVNDVVQDGYGKFNFIMSGQPDEIEILPINHEFKTAKIIHKPFSDTLQFWFDPVKDTIADKNKRLTFAVNHHEKSDTIRSNRYNNGVQPALTLTSSSDVFVPEDYLKIRSNYPIQQIESTFINLVEDTAKISYNIQQKNDFEFDLKFPIRFEKSYKVELLPGAVIDFFGQANDTVNLGMRVDKERAYGNVKVILQNKPDVPVWVQLLNKTGNVILSKYTIENEVEFKRLKPGSYRLKMMVDENANGRWDTGDFFTNTQPEQIYLYAEELDVKAFWDIEETWILNGRNQKGEEIDSPENKDKTKSDAPEEDAKLKEISNPTIESSALPPMQTD; translated from the coding sequence ATGAGGAGGTTCTTGCGTAATTTTTTAAGCCTTATATTTTTATTTTTAGTAGTGAGCTGCGCCCAAAAGGGAAGCATCAGCGGAGGCGAAAAAGATATAGAACCACCTGTGCTCATTTCTTCATCACCAGATACGCTGAGCACAAACGTCCCTGTGGATTTAAAGGAAATAGTATTGAAATTTAATGAATTTGTATTGTTGAAGGATTTCATTAAAAATATTATCATTTCGCCACCTATCGAGCCAACACCAACTTTTTATCCGCAAGGGACAGCCGATAAAAAAGTGAAAATAACTTTCAATGATTCACTGAAACCGAATACGACCTACAACATCCATTTCGGGAAATCTTTAGTAGACAATAATGAAGGAAACGTCAAAAAATACTTTAATTATGTTTTCTCTACAGGGAACTTTATTGATTCACTCAAGATAGAAGGCCAAGTTTTTGATCCAGCCCAAAAACAAATTCCAGAAAATATCATCGTCGGCCTATACGAATGGGACGAGAAATATACGGATAGCTTAATCCTTTCACAAAAACCTTACTACGTGGGGAAAGTGGATTCGCTAGGGAACTTCACGTTAAATCACCTGAAAGAGAGCGAATACAGACTCATTGCTTTTACAGATAAAGTTAATAATACCCGAGTAGATTTAGAAGAAGAAACCATGGCTTTTTACCCAAGGAAAATCAATCCTAAAAATACGAACCAAGAAATTACGCTAGAGCTTTTCCCCCCACGGACCTACTTCCGTGTGAATGATGTTGTGCAAGATGGCTATGGTAAATTCAACTTTATAATGAGTGGCCAACCTGATGAGATAGAAATTTTACCCATCAATCATGAATTTAAGACAGCTAAAATCATTCATAAACCGTTCTCAGATACGTTGCAATTTTGGTTTGACCCAGTGAAGGATACAATTGCTGATAAAAATAAACGCTTGACTTTTGCGGTAAATCATCATGAGAAGTCAGACACCATAAGAAGCAATCGCTACAATAATGGCGTTCAGCCTGCATTAACGCTCACTAGCAGCAGTGATGTTTTTGTGCCAGAAGATTATTTGAAAATCCGAAGCAATTACCCCATACAGCAAATAGAGTCGACTTTCATCAATTTGGTAGAAGATACAGCAAAAATAAGTTACAATATTCAGCAAAAAAATGATTTTGAATTTGATTTGAAATTTCCAATTCGATTTGAGAAAAGTTACAAAGTAGAGCTTTTGCCTGGCGCCGTGATCGATTTTTTTGGGCAGGCAAATGATACAGTAAATTTAGGCATGAGAGTGGATAAAGAAAGAGCCTATGGCAATGTAAAGGTAATTTTGCAGAATAAACCTGATGTGCCAGTATGGGTACAATTGCTCAACAAAACAGGAAACGTGATTTTAAGTAAGTATACAATAGAGAATGAAGTAGAGTTTAAGCGGCTGAAGCCAGGAAGTTACCGCTTAAAGATGATGGTGGATGAGAATGCTAATGGGCGGTGGGATACAGGTGATTTTTTTACGAACACTCAGCCAGAGCAGATTTATTTATATGCAGAAGAACTTGACGTCAAAGCTTTTTGGGATATAGAAGAAACTTGGATTTTGAATGGGAGAAACCAGAAAGGAGAGGAGATAGATTCACCTGAAAATAAAGATAAAACCAAGTCTGATGCCCCCGAAGAAGATGCGAAATTAAAAGAAATAAGCAACCCAACGATAGAAAGTAGTGCTCTACCACCGATGCAAACAGATTGA
- a CDS encoding HIT family protein, translated as MASVFTKIIQREVPGYIVAENDFFIAFLDAFPLTQGHTLVVPKKEVDKIWDLDSKTYAGLMEFAYEVAQTLEKTISCRRVGMAVIGLEVPHVHVHLVPMNQMNDINFSQEKKKFSDEKMKEIQTKIKSQFSKA; from the coding sequence ATGGCAAGTGTTTTCACCAAAATCATTCAGCGAGAGGTTCCAGGCTACATTGTGGCAGAGAATGATTTCTTTATTGCCTTTTTAGATGCGTTCCCGCTGACCCAAGGACATACTTTGGTGGTTCCTAAAAAAGAAGTAGATAAAATTTGGGATTTGGACTCAAAAACGTATGCGGGATTGATGGAGTTTGCCTATGAGGTGGCTCAAACGCTAGAAAAAACCATAAGTTGCCGACGTGTGGGAATGGCTGTCATCGGGCTTGAGGTTCCTCACGTGCACGTGCATCTTGTGCCGATGAACCAAATGAATGACATCAATTTCTCTCAAGAAAAAAAGAAATTTTCTGATGAGAAAATGAAAGAAATTCAAACTAAAATTAAAAGTCAATTTTCTAAGGCTTAA
- a CDS encoding MBL fold metallo-hydrolase, giving the protein MKIYPIECGNFKLDGGAMFGVVPKSIWQKTNPADANNMVDIATRSWLIEDGEKLILIDAGMGNKQSEKFFGYYHLWGDFNLDKSLENVGFHRNDITDVFFTHLHFDHCGGAIQRKNRGEGFESAFKNAQFWSNKAHWNWAIKPNAREKASFLKENILPIQEEGQLNFIPTNQSAYRKSTELGFDVIIVDGHTDKQMLPILNYKGKTLVFAADLIPTAGHVPLVYVMGYDTRPLLTLEEKNVFLKKAVQNNWILAFEHDTQHELCTLKETERGIRVDEILTYEEVLA; this is encoded by the coding sequence ATGAAAATTTACCCGATTGAGTGCGGAAACTTTAAACTAGATGGAGGCGCCATGTTTGGTGTAGTACCCAAAAGCATTTGGCAAAAAACGAATCCTGCCGATGCCAATAATATGGTAGACATTGCCACGCGCTCTTGGCTGATAGAAGATGGCGAAAAGCTAATTTTAATCGATGCGGGAATGGGCAATAAGCAATCAGAAAAGTTTTTTGGTTACTATCATTTATGGGGTGATTTTAATTTAGATAAATCATTGGAAAATGTTGGTTTTCATCGTAATGATATAACTGATGTTTTTTTTACCCATCTTCATTTTGACCACTGTGGCGGAGCCATTCAACGAAAAAATAGAGGTGAAGGCTTTGAATCAGCTTTCAAAAATGCTCAATTTTGGTCTAACAAAGCTCACTGGAATTGGGCAATAAAACCTAATGCAAGAGAAAAAGCTTCTTTTCTGAAAGAGAATATTTTGCCTATTCAAGAAGAAGGGCAACTTAACTTCATCCCGACCAATCAGTCAGCGTATCGCAAATCGACAGAATTGGGCTTTGATGTTATCATAGTCGATGGCCACACCGATAAGCAGATGCTTCCAATCCTCAATTATAAAGGGAAAACATTGGTCTTTGCCGCAGATTTAATTCCCACAGCAGGGCATGTACCGTTGGTTTATGTGATGGGGTATGATACTCGCCCGCTGTTAACTTTGGAAGAGAAAAATGTATTTCTAAAAAAAGCGGTACAAAATAATTGGATTTTAGCCTTTGAGCATGATACGCAACACGAGCTTTGTACGCTCAAAGAAACGGAAAGAGGAATAAGAGTAGATGAAATTTTAACTTATGAGGAGGTTCTTGCGTAA